Proteins encoded in a region of the Zea mays cultivar B73 chromosome 4, Zm-B73-REFERENCE-NAM-5.0, whole genome shotgun sequence genome:
- the LOC103655445 gene encoding protein HEADING DATE 3A-like has translation MLRLQLPQSHRVIFLQYLSATDPLVMARVLQDVLDPFTPTIPLRITYNNSLVLAGAELKPSAIISKPRVDIGGNDMRTFYSLVLIDPDAPSPSHPTLREYLHWMVTDIPETTSVNFDKDASIHEISNHKLNVRATC, from the exons TCCCATAGGGTTATTTTTCTGCAGTATTTGTCAGCAACCGATCCTTTGGTTATGGCTCGTGTCCTACAGGATGTGTTGGATCCCTTTACACCAACCATTCCACTAAGAATAACATACAACAATAGTCTAGTTCTGGCAGGTGCTGAGCTAAAGCCATCTGCGATTATAAGTAAACCACGAGTCGATATCGGTGGCAATGACATGAGGACTTTCTACAGCCTG GTACTTATTGACCCAGACGCCCCAAGTCCAAGCCATCCAACACTAAGGGAGTACTTGCACTG GATGGTGACAGATATTCCTGAAACAACTAGTGTCAACTTCG ATAAGGATGCATCAATACATGAAATCAGCAACCATAAACTGAATGTTAGAGCAACTTGTTAG